A stretch of Bacteroidales bacterium DNA encodes these proteins:
- a CDS encoding Gldg family protein, whose product MKKKGGKSITTQVLLTIGIVIVVNILSEQFYLRLDLTADKSYTLSKATKNILRSLEEPVTVTAYFTEDVPPQLLQARTDFKDILVEYANIAKGNLVYEFIDPNKDQESEKKAMQEGIMPNIINVRERDQMTQKRVFLGAVLKMGNDKEIIPVIQGGTAMEYALSSSIKKLSVTEKPLIGYVRGHGEPPLAALQQVMASLGILYSVQEINLDNPGADLSKYVTIAIIAPADTIPPSHLNALNEYLTRGGNLFIAYNRVQGDFTTVRGTSIHTGLEDWLSGKGLFIDNNFLVDATCGSVGVQQQTGFMNYTTNISFPYLPVIQKFADHPVTKGLEQVLLPFASTIQFTGDTSLTFTPIAFSSQKSGTLNPPVSFDVSKKWTDRDFPLAGLTVAAVLSGRISGNAESNIILVGDGDFPVNGESQRPQQLQPDNVNLMVNSVDWLSDQTGLIDLRTKAITARPLEDVEEGRKLFLKWLNFLLPIMLIIVYGIIRNQRNRILRVKRMEEGYV is encoded by the coding sequence ATGAAAAAGAAAGGTGGAAAATCGATTACAACCCAGGTCCTGCTGACGATCGGGATAGTCATAGTCGTTAATATTCTTTCAGAGCAGTTTTATTTACGGCTCGATCTGACCGCAGACAAGAGCTACACTTTGAGTAAGGCAACTAAAAACATCCTTCGCTCATTGGAAGAACCTGTCACCGTTACGGCTTACTTTACGGAAGATGTGCCTCCGCAATTGCTTCAGGCAAGGACCGACTTTAAAGACATACTGGTGGAGTATGCAAATATTGCTAAAGGAAACCTTGTATATGAATTCATCGATCCGAATAAGGATCAGGAGTCAGAAAAAAAAGCCATGCAGGAAGGAATCATGCCCAATATTATAAACGTCAGGGAAAGAGACCAGATGACCCAGAAAAGGGTATTCCTTGGCGCTGTCCTGAAAATGGGTAACGATAAAGAGATCATTCCTGTAATTCAGGGCGGTACTGCAATGGAATACGCACTATCATCCTCAATAAAAAAACTTTCGGTGACTGAAAAACCGCTCATCGGGTATGTCCGGGGTCATGGAGAACCTCCCCTGGCAGCCCTGCAGCAGGTTATGGCATCCCTGGGAATCCTTTATTCGGTGCAGGAAATAAACCTGGACAATCCTGGCGCTGATCTTAGCAAATATGTTACTATCGCAATTATCGCTCCTGCAGATACGATTCCACCTTCACACCTGAATGCCCTGAACGAATATCTTACAAGGGGAGGAAATCTTTTTATTGCCTATAATAGGGTGCAGGGAGATTTCACAACGGTCAGGGGCACTTCAATTCACACCGGCCTTGAGGATTGGTTGAGCGGGAAAGGTTTGTTTATCGATAATAATTTCCTGGTCGATGCGACATGCGGATCAGTCGGCGTGCAGCAGCAAACTGGTTTCATGAACTACACCACCAATATAAGCTTCCCTTATCTGCCGGTAATCCAGAAATTTGCCGATCACCCGGTTACCAAGGGACTTGAGCAGGTTCTCCTGCCTTTTGCCAGCACAATCCAGTTCACCGGTGATACCAGCCTGACATTTACACCCATTGCATTTTCATCACAAAAATCCGGGACCCTGAATCCCCCTGTTTCTTTTGATGTCAGCAAGAAATGGACAGATCGCGACTTCCCGCTCGCAGGGCTTACCGTGGCCGCTGTGCTTTCAGGAAGAATTTCCGGAAATGCAGAATCCAACATTATCCTGGTTGGCGACGGTGACTTCCCAGTCAATGGTGAAAGTCAGCGCCCACAACAACTGCAGCCGGACAATGTTAATCTTATGGTAAATTCTGTCGACTGGCTTTCCGATCAAACCGGGCTTATCGACCTGCGCACGAAAGCTATTACGGCAAGACCGCTCGAAGATGTTGAAGAAGGAAGAAAACTGTTTTTAAAGTGGCTCAACTTCCTGCTTCCTATAATGCTTATCATTGTTTATGGCATCATTAGAAATCAAAGGAACAGGATTTTAAGAGTCAAAAGAATGGAGGAAGGTTATGTTTAA
- a CDS encoding ABC transporter permease subunit: MKQIWTIAKRELGSFFDSLMAYIMMVAFLGFSGFFTWIFGTDIFFIKQASLQSFFGIAYWTLFFFIPAITMRLFAEENKSGTIELLLTRPVTDWQVIAGKFMATLILILIALGLTLPYYITVATLGPVDHGSVITGYFGLILISCAYISIGLFASSFSNNQIVAYLLALIIGIFFHIIFDLLASSLSGILGEIINFLSISRHFESVSRGVIDTRDLIFFLSIIFIGLILTEMNLLRRRIA; encoded by the coding sequence ATGAAACAAATCTGGACCATTGCAAAACGAGAACTGGGTTCATTTTTCGATTCCCTGATGGCTTATATCATGATGGTTGCATTCCTGGGGTTTAGCGGATTTTTTACCTGGATCTTCGGGACGGACATCTTTTTTATCAAACAAGCAAGCCTTCAATCTTTCTTTGGCATAGCTTACTGGACGCTTTTCTTTTTTATCCCAGCAATCACCATGAGGCTTTTTGCTGAAGAGAACAAATCGGGGACGATTGAATTGCTTCTGACCCGCCCCGTGACCGACTGGCAGGTAATCGCCGGAAAATTCATGGCTACTTTGATCCTGATCCTTATCGCTCTCGGGCTGACCTTACCTTATTACATCACAGTTGCTACCCTGGGCCCGGTGGATCACGGCAGTGTCATTACCGGGTACTTTGGCCTGATCCTGATTAGCTGCGCTTATATCAGCATAGGCCTTTTTGCCAGCAGTTTTTCCAATAACCAGATCGTGGCATACCTGCTGGCGCTGATTATCGGGATCTTCTTCCATATAATTTTCGACCTGCTTGCAAGCAGCCTGTCCGGTATCCTGGGGGAAATCATCAATTTCCTGAGTATTTCCCGACATTTTGAATCTGTTTCCCGGGGTGTCATTGATACCAGGGATTTGATTTTCTTCTTATCCATTATTTTCATTGGATTGATCCTTACGGAAATGAACCTTTTAAGAAGAAGAATTGCTTAA
- a CDS encoding ATP-binding cassette domain-containing protein, which produces MDIIVENLTKLYGTQRAVDDISFRVNTGEVLGFLGPNGAGKTTTMKAITTYLLPNEGNISVGQFTLREQPEEIRKHIGYLPENNPLYEEMPVIDYLKYVAGLQGIEKIKIRKRILEMVRLCALEGEKHKKIGELSKGYKQRVGLAQALIHDPDVLILDEPTAGLDPNQIVEIRELIKKIGKEKTVILSSHILAEVEATCDRILIINKGKIVADGTAEELRKRAHGKEILKVKIEDGDTNTVFNALQTLEHVETVDFFKHEDHTFEIQSKQGQSSRRAVFNLCVSKGWVLTGMSSVETKLEDIFRELTMN; this is translated from the coding sequence ATGGATATAATAGTTGAAAATCTCACCAAGTTATATGGCACCCAGCGTGCCGTAGATGATATCTCTTTCAGGGTAAATACAGGCGAAGTCCTGGGGTTTCTCGGCCCGAACGGTGCCGGAAAAACGACAACAATGAAAGCTATCACCACTTACCTCTTACCCAATGAAGGCAATATTTCTGTCGGGCAGTTTACTTTGCGGGAGCAACCGGAAGAGATAAGAAAACACATCGGCTATCTTCCCGAAAACAATCCTTTATACGAGGAGATGCCGGTTATCGACTACCTGAAATATGTTGCCGGGCTTCAGGGTATCGAAAAAATCAAAATCCGGAAAAGGATTCTTGAGATGGTCCGTTTGTGCGCGCTTGAAGGTGAAAAACATAAAAAAATCGGCGAATTATCGAAAGGCTATAAACAACGTGTCGGCCTGGCGCAGGCACTGATCCATGATCCTGATGTGCTGATCCTTGATGAGCCGACAGCAGGGCTTGATCCTAACCAGATCGTCGAGATCCGTGAACTGATCAAAAAAATCGGTAAGGAGAAAACCGTTATCCTCAGCTCTCATATCCTGGCGGAAGTCGAAGCAACATGCGACCGCATCCTCATCATCAACAAAGGAAAAATCGTGGCAGACGGGACGGCTGAAGAGCTAAGAAAAAGGGCCCATGGAAAGGAAATCCTCAAAGTTAAGATCGAAGACGGCGACACTAATACTGTTTTTAATGCCCTTCAAACACTTGAACATGTTGAAACTGTTGATTTTTTCAAACATGAAGACCATACCTTTGAAATCCAGAGCAAGCAGGGTCAATCATCCCGCAGGGCCGTCTTTAACCTCTGCGTCAGCAAAGGCTGGGTGCTTACCGGCATGTCCTCTGTCGAAACCAAGCTTGAGGATATCTTCCGTGAATTAACAATGAATTAA
- a CDS encoding DUF255 domain-containing protein, translating into MKRILFICLTIIASILIVFPANAQTQQPQANPAPTAKIKWLDFEEAVALNKKKPKKMFIDMYTDWCGWCKKMDAATFINPVIVDYMNRNFYAVKFNAERKDTVIFNGTKFVNPNPAGSRSSHKLAQELLSGRMSYPSFVFLDENLNKVTTVPGYRKSPEFESILHYIGENAYKTQKWEEFSGSFKGTAVE; encoded by the coding sequence ATGAAGAGAATCCTTTTTATCTGCCTTACGATAATTGCCAGCATATTAATTGTATTCCCGGCCAACGCACAAACCCAGCAGCCACAGGCCAACCCCGCACCAACGGCTAAGATTAAATGGCTTGATTTCGAAGAAGCTGTTGCGCTCAATAAGAAAAAACCTAAGAAAATGTTTATCGATATGTATACCGACTGGTGCGGCTGGTGCAAGAAAATGGACGCGGCCACATTTATCAACCCGGTTATAGTCGATTACATGAACCGGAATTTCTATGCCGTGAAATTCAATGCTGAAAGGAAAGACACTGTAATCTTTAACGGCACAAAATTCGTGAATCCAAACCCGGCAGGCAGCCGCTCCTCTCACAAGTTAGCCCAGGAATTGCTAAGCGGCAGAATGTCCTATCCGTCTTTTGTTTTCCTGGATGAAAATTTAAACAAAGTCACAACTGTTCCTGGTTATCGTAAATCGCCTGAATTTGAATCCATCCTGCATTATATCGGCGAAAATGCCTATAAAACACAGAAATGGGAAGAATTTAGCGGATCATTCAAAGGAACAGCCGTTGAATAG
- the smpB gene encoding SsrA-binding protein SmpB: protein MSTFAKTISIKNKKAYFEYFLLEEFVAGIQLTGTEIKSIREGKASFVDSFCTFINNELFVRNLHISEYRLGTHYNHDPKRDRKLLLNARELRKFETKTREKGFTIIPVLLFINDKGFAKLKIALAKGKHSYDKRETIKKKDVEREIERSKDY from the coding sequence ATGAGCACCTTCGCCAAAACCATCAGCATTAAAAATAAAAAGGCGTACTTCGAGTATTTCCTCCTTGAAGAATTCGTGGCAGGCATTCAACTCACCGGCACGGAGATAAAATCGATACGGGAAGGCAAAGCAAGTTTCGTTGACTCATTCTGTACTTTCATCAACAATGAATTGTTTGTCAGAAACCTTCATATCTCGGAATACAGGCTTGGGACACATTATAACCACGATCCAAAACGTGACCGCAAATTACTTTTAAACGCCAGGGAATTAAGGAAGTTTGAAACAAAAACGCGCGAAAAAGGTTTTACCATAATCCCTGTGTTACTTTTTATTAATGACAAAGGTTTTGCTAAGCTCAAAATTGCCCTTGCCAAGGGAAAACACAGCTATGACAAGCGGGAAACCATTAAGAAAAAAGATGTTGAACGGGAAATTGAGCGCTCGAAAGATTATTAA
- a CDS encoding GxxExxY protein, with the protein MIHLETTSEIIRCFYKVYNTLGFGFLEKVYENAMYLEMKNHGLTCSKQVPITVFYEGIAVGEYFADFIVEDKIILELKAAETLVEEHELQLINYLKATRIEIGLLLNFGKEPQVRRKIFTNDRKT; encoded by the coding sequence ATGATTCATCTGGAAACAACCTCAGAAATTATCCGATGTTTCTATAAAGTTTATAATACCTTGGGTTTTGGATTTCTTGAAAAGGTGTATGAAAATGCAATGTACCTGGAAATGAAAAACCATGGACTAACATGCAGCAAACAGGTTCCCATAACCGTATTCTATGAAGGAATTGCGGTGGGAGAATACTTTGCAGATTTTATTGTTGAAGATAAAATTATTCTTGAACTAAAAGCAGCAGAAACTTTAGTTGAAGAACATGAACTCCAATTAATAAATTATTTGAAGGCGACGAGAATTGAAATTGGTCTTTTATTGAATTTTGGAAAAGAACCACAAGTCAGAAGAAAGATTTTCACTAATGATAGGAAGACCTGA
- a CDS encoding TonB-dependent receptor, which produces MKRLILILALCGFWPAFIFGQYSISGKVTDSETGEILAGAHVLLENTFKTAISSTGGKFCLSGLKEDSYQLKISYMGYETYSSEIKITKDTALQIPLKPSAIMASEVIVTATRAAENSPTTYSTVTRKEIAQVNLGQDMPFLLQTSPSVVTTSDAGTGIGYSSLRIRGTDLTRINVTIDGIPLNDSESHGVWWVDLPDFASSAESIQIQRGVGTSTNGAAAFGASINIRSDDPEASSYGEINTSAGSFDTYKMTFKAGTGLIKNKWVIDGRFSRIYSNGYIDRAFADLFSYALSGGYYGENSIVKVMMISGTEETYQAWDGVPSYLLDSNRTYNGLGAYYDADGKLKYYENQTDNYRQTHYHVNWLQNINKNWNLSTAFHYTRGIGYYEEYKTNQEFSDYQLENAVIGTDTITSTDLIRRRFLDNHFYGFTFGLNFDNKNRVRATIGGAINYYDGNHYGEIIWARIAVLFDKNYRWYESKAGKTDVNLYARMDYQASEKLNLYGDLQYRRIYYHIDGIDNDLRDISQKHLYNFFNPKFGAFFNIDDQNQAYLSFAIGNREPNRSALIDANPARPYPTAESLYNAEAGYKFRNRIFSADANLYFMYYRDQLVLTGRINDVGDPVMENVDRSYRTGLELSLGIRILKNLRWDINGTLSSSKIFNFTEYIDNWDEWPPTQITNELGTTDIAFSPSLIAGSILSWELLRKLDISLFSKFVGKQYIDNTSSKDRKLDPYFINDLLIRYSLKVKAMKQLGFSLKINNLTNTKYESNAWVYRYYSEGVYGVYDGYFPQTGINFLAGIDLKF; this is translated from the coding sequence ATGAAACGATTAATTCTGATCCTGGCATTGTGCGGCTTTTGGCCGGCATTTATTTTCGGCCAGTATTCCATCAGCGGTAAAGTCACTGACAGCGAAACAGGTGAAATCCTTGCCGGCGCACATGTCCTTCTTGAAAATACATTCAAAACTGCCATATCATCTACAGGCGGAAAATTCTGTCTTTCTGGATTGAAAGAAGATTCTTATCAATTGAAGATCAGTTATATGGGCTATGAAACCTATTCTTCTGAAATAAAAATAACCAAAGATACTGCTCTACAGATTCCGTTGAAACCTTCCGCCATCATGGCTTCCGAAGTGATCGTCACGGCTACGAGGGCTGCCGAAAACTCCCCGACAACTTATTCTACCGTAACCCGCAAGGAAATCGCACAGGTGAACCTCGGGCAGGATATGCCCTTTCTTCTTCAAACCAGCCCGTCTGTTGTGACCACCTCGGATGCCGGCACCGGCATCGGCTATAGCAGCCTCCGAATAAGAGGAACGGACCTTACCAGGATCAATGTGACCATCGACGGCATCCCGTTGAACGATTCAGAATCGCATGGGGTCTGGTGGGTTGATCTTCCTGATTTCGCCTCCTCTGCTGAAAGTATTCAGATCCAACGGGGTGTCGGAACTTCAACCAACGGGGCCGCTGCTTTTGGCGCCAGCATCAATATTCGTAGTGATGACCCGGAAGCTTCTTCTTATGGCGAGATCAATACTTCAGCCGGCTCTTTCGATACCTATAAAATGACTTTCAAAGCCGGAACTGGCCTTATTAAAAATAAATGGGTTATCGACGGAAGGTTTTCACGGATATACTCAAATGGATATATAGACCGGGCTTTTGCCGACCTTTTTTCCTACGCTTTATCCGGAGGATATTACGGTGAAAATTCAATAGTAAAAGTTATGATGATCTCGGGAACGGAAGAAACTTACCAGGCATGGGATGGAGTCCCTTCTTACCTCCTCGATTCGAACCGGACTTATAATGGCCTGGGCGCTTATTATGATGCTGATGGCAAACTGAAATACTACGAAAACCAGACTGATAATTATCGCCAGACACATTATCATGTGAATTGGCTGCAAAACATAAACAAAAACTGGAACCTCAGTACGGCATTTCATTACACGCGCGGAATAGGTTATTATGAAGAATATAAAACAAATCAGGAATTCAGCGATTACCAGCTCGAAAATGCAGTCATCGGAACGGACACCATCACTTCGACTGATCTAATCAGGCGCCGCTTCCTGGATAATCATTTTTATGGTTTCACTTTCGGTTTGAATTTCGACAATAAAAACAGGGTTCGGGCTACTATCGGGGGAGCCATCAATTATTACGACGGGAATCACTATGGTGAGATCATCTGGGCAAGGATCGCTGTCCTGTTCGATAAAAACTACCGCTGGTATGAAAGCAAGGCTGGGAAAACCGACGTAAACCTTTATGCCAGGATGGATTACCAGGCGAGTGAAAAGCTTAACCTTTACGGCGACCTTCAATACAGGAGGATTTACTACCATATTGACGGGATTGATAATGACCTCAGGGATATCAGCCAAAAACATCTATACAATTTTTTTAATCCGAAATTTGGCGCCTTCTTTAATATTGACGACCAGAACCAGGCTTATTTGTCGTTTGCTATCGGCAACCGGGAGCCCAACCGCAGCGCCCTGATCGATGCTAACCCTGCCCGCCCCTACCCCACTGCCGAAAGCCTTTACAATGCTGAAGCCGGGTATAAATTCCGGAACAGGATTTTCTCCGCCGATGCTAATCTTTACTTTATGTATTATCGTGACCAACTTGTCCTAACAGGCCGTATCAATGATGTCGGCGATCCGGTCATGGAAAATGTAGACCGGAGCTATCGCACCGGACTTGAGCTGTCGCTGGGCATCCGCATTTTGAAAAATCTCCGCTGGGACATCAACGGGACACTAAGTTCCAGCAAAATCTTCAATTTTACCGAATATATCGACAACTGGGATGAATGGCCCCCCACCCAGATTACAAATGAGCTTGGCACCACCGACATCGCCTTCTCACCATCCCTGATCGCTGGCAGCATACTTTCATGGGAACTTCTCAGGAAGCTTGATATTTCGCTGTTCAGTAAATTTGTCGGAAAGCAGTATATTGACAATACTTCAAGCAAAGACAGAAAGCTTGATCCTTACTTTATTAACGATCTGCTGATCAGGTATAGCTTGAAAGTCAAAGCAATGAAACAACTCGGATTCAGCTTGAAAATCAACAATCTCACCAATACAAAATACGAATCCAACGCGTGGGTTTACCGGTATTATTCTGAAGGTGTTTATGGTGTTTATGATGGATATTTCCCCCAAACCGGGATCAATTTTTTAGCGGGAATTGATTTGAAATTCTAA
- a CDS encoding DUF434 domain-containing protein, translating to MQFTENFRQAIEDYILLLNKKYPEKSLHELISTRYALSHFERSMLYRGITTDEKAEKRKCRIVTSKKLGKQVLHIDLFNVLYTLAAYLRGFPVFISSDNLVRDASESHGSGEWEVHLDKGLDLLLKDLDGLKIQKAVIYIDNPLENGREISEKLTEKAKHSKPEIEIIADQSPDHLIRKAKIGIIATSDSTIIDKSTLLVFDLPRAVLESHFDPKLIRLDKLKIQN from the coding sequence ATGCAATTCACTGAGAATTTCAGGCAGGCAATTGAAGATTACATCCTTCTGCTGAATAAGAAATACCCGGAAAAATCCCTCCACGAGCTGATCTCCACACGTTATGCCCTGAGCCATTTCGAGCGTTCGATGTTATACAGGGGCATAACCACGGATGAAAAGGCTGAAAAGCGAAAGTGCCGGATCGTAACCTCAAAGAAACTCGGTAAGCAGGTTCTTCATATCGACCTGTTCAATGTGCTATATACCCTTGCAGCTTATCTGAGAGGCTTTCCCGTCTTCATTTCCAGTGACAACCTTGTGCGCGATGCCTCGGAAAGCCATGGCAGCGGAGAATGGGAAGTACATCTTGACAAAGGGCTGGACTTGCTCTTAAAAGACCTGGATGGTCTGAAAATACAGAAAGCTGTTATTTATATCGATAATCCTTTGGAAAATGGCCGGGAAATTTCAGAGAAATTAACTGAAAAAGCGAAGCACTCAAAACCGGAAATTGAAATCATCGCTGATCAATCTCCTGACCACCTGATCAGAAAGGCAAAGATTGGTATCATCGCCACATCCGATTCGACAATAATCGATAAATCAACGCTGCTAGTTTTTGATCTGCCCAGGGCAGTGCTGGAATCTCATTTTGATCCTAAGCTCATTAGGTTAGATAAATTAAAAATTCAAAATTAA
- a CDS encoding 3-dehydroquinate dehydratase, giving the protein MEFLIINGPNLNLLGKREQDIYGKESFEDYLRKLRSEFHDTSIDYFQSNVEGEIINKIQEAGFVKGAIIINPGGYSHTSVAIADAMKAVPAKVIEVHISNVFAREEFRKTLITAPCADGFISGFGLEAYRLAILSLLRD; this is encoded by the coding sequence TTGGAATTTCTCATCATCAACGGCCCCAACCTTAACCTGCTCGGCAAGCGGGAACAGGACATCTATGGCAAAGAGTCGTTTGAAGACTATCTTCGGAAATTAAGGTCTGAATTCCATGATACTTCCATCGATTATTTCCAGTCGAATGTTGAAGGAGAGATAATAAACAAGATACAGGAGGCAGGATTTGTGAAGGGTGCAATCATTATTAATCCCGGTGGCTACAGCCATACCTCTGTGGCTATTGCCGATGCCATGAAGGCTGTGCCGGCCAAAGTGATAGAAGTTCACATCAGTAATGTTTTTGCACGGGAAGAATTCCGGAAGACTTTGATCACAGCACCTTGTGCGGATGGATTCATTAGCGGCTTCGGGCTGGAGGCCTACCGGCTGGCTATTTTGAGCCTTCTCCGGGATTAG
- a CDS encoding glycosyltransferase family 2 protein: MKTVVVILNWNGKKILEKFLPGVIQHSCPLAEIIIADNASSDDSLAYLEKNHPEIRIIRLTQNFGFAGGYNLALKQIEADNYILLNSDIEVTEDWIAPVLQLMQSDPLIAACQPKIRSYYDPEKFEYAGAAGGHIDKYGYPFCRGRLFQSVEKDEGQYDQATEIFWATGACMFVKADIFHKLGGFDDDFFAHMEEIDFCWRAKNQGYKIMFCPDSTIFHIGGGTLPKNNSRKTYLNIRNNITMLYKNLEQERLVRVLAARLLLDYVAALKFLVDGGFKDMAAVIRAHFYFWKNLSRLRKKREKIPHLKVSQIYWGNVVLQHYLQRKKSFLQLDASRFTPNPGEGSK, encoded by the coding sequence TTGAAAACAGTCGTTGTTATACTTAACTGGAATGGAAAAAAAATTCTGGAAAAATTCCTTCCGGGAGTAATCCAGCATAGTTGTCCCCTGGCTGAAATCATTATTGCCGACAACGCTTCATCAGACGATTCATTGGCTTATCTTGAAAAAAATCATCCTGAAATCAGAATTATTCGCTTAACTCAGAATTTCGGCTTCGCCGGAGGTTACAACCTTGCTCTTAAGCAGATTGAAGCTGATAATTATATCCTATTGAATTCTGATATTGAAGTTACTGAAGACTGGATCGCGCCTGTGCTGCAGTTGATGCAGTCAGACCCTCTAATTGCAGCTTGTCAGCCGAAGATCAGGTCATACTATGATCCTGAAAAGTTTGAATATGCCGGTGCGGCCGGCGGACATATTGATAAATACGGTTATCCTTTTTGCCGTGGCAGGTTATTCCAGTCGGTTGAAAAAGATGAAGGGCAATATGATCAGGCAACGGAAATTTTTTGGGCCACCGGCGCATGCATGTTCGTCAAAGCAGATATTTTCCATAAACTGGGTGGGTTTGATGATGACTTTTTCGCCCACATGGAAGAGATTGATTTTTGCTGGAGGGCCAAGAACCAGGGATATAAGATTATGTTCTGTCCTGATTCAACGATTTTTCACATCGGCGGAGGGACACTTCCTAAGAATAATTCCCGCAAGACCTACCTGAACATCCGGAACAACATTACAATGCTATACAAAAACCTTGAGCAGGAACGCCTGGTCAGGGTGCTTGCAGCCCGTCTTTTACTCGATTATGTCGCGGCTTTAAAATTCCTGGTTGATGGCGGGTTTAAAGACATGGCGGCTGTAATCCGGGCACATTTCTATTTCTGGAAAAACCTGTCGAGGCTGAGGAAAAAGCGGGAAAAGATACCGCATCTGAAGGTTTCACAGATCTATTGGGGAAACGTCGTACTACAGCATTATCTGCAAAGAAAAAAATCTTTCCTGCAGCTTGATGCGAGCCGGTTCACGCCTAATCCCGGAGAAGGCTCAAAATAG